TTGCAGTTTATATAAGAAATGACAAAATATCCTGGCCACATATCAGAGTGTTTTCTCAGACTGCATCGGGGGAAACTGTGAGAGCCAGACTAGTAGAGAAACCCTTGATTGTCTCACCCTCAAGAAATTAATCCCCTCTTGCCAGTGTTactggagggggaaaaaaattacaattcAAGTGCATTGGGTCTCccgaaaaacaacaaaaacaccaCAACCTCAAGAAAATGGCTGAGAAGTTTGAAAGTCTCATGAACATTCATGGCTTTGATCTGGGCCCTCGTTACATGGACATGAAGCCCATGGGCTATGGCGGCAGTGGCCTGGTGTTCTCGGCAGTAGACAACGACTGTGACAAGCGTGTGGCGGTGAAGAAGATTGTGCTCACCGATCCCCAGAGCGTAAAGCACGCACTGCGCGAAATAAAGATCATCCGTCGGTTAGACCATGACAATATTGTGCGGGTTTTTGAGACGCTGGGCCCTGGCGGGCGGCAGCTGGTTGAGGACGTGGGCTCCCTGACGGAGGTCAGCTCGGTGTACATTGTGCAGGAGTACATGGAGACGGACCTGTGCCGGCTGCTGGAGCGAGGGCAGCTCTCTGAGGACCACGCCCGCCTCTTCATGTACCAGCTGTTGCGTGGCCTCAAGTACATCCACTCCGCTAACGTGCTACATCGCGATCTCAAGCCCGCCAACCTCTTCGTCAACACTGAGGACCTGGTGCTGAAGATCGGGGACTTTGGCCTGGCACGTATCCTGGACCCACACTACTCGCACAAGGTATTGCCGATTGCATGTAGTACAGTATCATTTTTGTAGAAAGAAAGGAAGGATTTATCAATTCGGTTATGCACACACCCATAACTATGCAGACTTTGTCAACACTGCATTTTGTGAGCTTACCTCAGTCTTCTGGTAGTGCATGCAAAATACCTCCTTCCATCAAACAAACAACTTTATTCAGATTAATTCCAGTGAATTTTCTTCCTGCCACTACTATTCAAACTTCACTGTCACTATCAACTCCTTACTACACAGCAAAGATATCAAAAGGAAGCAAGAATTTTGCTCTTCTTTAGTATTCTGCCACTAATACACTATACTTTACAGCGTAATATACTCTGTATAGCACAATGCAGGTTAAATACTCACTTGCCCTTCTTtacttaaatacattttttaatgatGACCTTATGCATTGAGtcatacatacatttttactATAAGAAATGGCTGTGGGCCCAGCATAGGACAACCAAGTTGTTTTATTCTGGCATTAAATTTGCCAAATCAGAGGGTTCTTGTCTTTGGGGGCCCTGGGGTGTAGCAGTCAGATGCTACACATGTTTTAGATCAGCCCACATCCTATCCCTCCCCTGTTGCCTTTTCTCCTGTATAAGCTCATGTGGTCTCTCGTGTCTGCTGCTGATTACCACAGTGCATTCAGACATGGTTTTAGTTCTGTTTTTAGTTGAACTACATAGTTCTTTCACTGAATTGTTACCTCTATGAATCTGACATATTGCTGGGGATTTCTGTAGGTGCTTGAAAAGAAGTCCTCCACCCCAAACTTATGGTGCCGAACGTTTAAAACCATTAATAAGTGCTATACACTGGGTAATATTGATATGGGTTCTTTAGGAGGAATCTCTGAATCCTGGGGTAGACTGCTGACCTGCTTTTAAAAGGATTTAAAAGGATTCTggacaaaataaaagaaactgtGGTTTGACTTGGTAGGCTGTTGACTCCATGGCATTGATGCCTTAGCACTGGTAAATGAGTGCCCGTTGGTGGCTGGCTTTAGAGGACCCCAGATTTGTTCCAGGCAGATGATGTTCAACTGAAGCATCTGTCATGAAGTTAGTAATTCTCATTATTGCTGAATAATATCTTGAACAGACGGGTAGGGCATCCTTCTGTAGAAGGATCCTGTTTAGTTTTGGTTAAATTAATTTCTTACATTTGGTCATTCATAGTCAAGAAATCCCTGAATCATTTTGCAGGTTAGTGCTGCTGGTTATCCATCCCAGTCGACTTGTTGGTGAGGAGTCTAAAAACAGTGTTTGGTCTCACTGTACTTTTGCTTAgtgtgcagtgtttcccctaccattatattaggggggcaccccgcccccccttgacggtcaagttaattttattttctatatagcgccagatcacaacagaagtcatttaagggtACCTTTcttatagaacaggtctatacattgttctttcatttaaactaaatagtcttatgttatttatcttatttacacaacagcttgtcatttttgtctttaCACAGTTgcgcgtttacaattctcctctgctctctgtatcgcgcatggcggagttccgccccgatgcgcacgcacagacacgtgcacacacacacaggtgagcacactcccaccagcggacagagagcacGCTTCGGAAAATATGTTGcatcaaccacctgaaaagcagacaaaaatgtttgtttttttttttactgctgtcattaaaagaaacacatgaacaccatgaatcctgtctgtgtacgtctgccccccccccccccaaaaagctgTAAACTTACGGAAAATACTGGTGTGAGTCAGGGAATGCTGTGGGGCTGAACATCGACCACTCATGACTCCCTTAAAAGGCATCTCAAAGGCAGCCACAGTGAGGCAGAACGACGCAGCCTAGTGTGCCTTTCATGTATTTGAACTTctatttttacatgttttacgtattgtttacatgtatttctgTCCCAAAGCTATGTTTAGCTTTTTATCAAAAGTGTTATCATATAAAAGGCTAGTGCCAAACCTGGGTCCCAGGCTTCTCTCTGAGGGCTGTAATGAGAAGGCCTCCATATGCTGGTTCACACCTTCATGCTAGCGTGGGTGGAGTGCTCAGAGGGGCATTCTCCTTTTGGAGTCCGTGTTAAATGTGACGACTGACTGATGCTCACCTGTTGTGAATTTCTGGTCAAGGTTCCGATAGACAGCTTTGGACTCTTATGGTTTGAATGGTGGCTCTTTTGGTTTGGCACAGGCATTAAACAGCTTTGTTCTTTGAACATTACTCTACACTGCTTCCAGGGTGCCTTGTTCCAGACTAATTAATTTCATTCAACTAATCCACTTCTAATCGCTCCTGAGTACATTGCGTACTTGCTGTTTCGTTACTCTCACCATGTCACTATTGCTGgtcacttcatttttttttcttttttctttttactgaaAGGTTACTGTAAAGCTCTTGCAGTTCATTCTTGCACCAGATTATCAGTTTTCCTGGATAATTCTCTGAAAGAAGCTGTGGAAAGCGGATGGGtacaggcccccccccaccgatGCCAAGGGGGAGAGTACAGGAACACCCTGTGTTTTTGTGCTTTCGACCACTGCTGTGCTGTTAGGACTTGTTCTCCATTTGTCACATGATTACATTGGCAGACACTAATCACAGGGTCATTTCACCTTGCCAAGGCCAGAACTTCCTGTTCAGACGTGTTTAGCTCAGAGGGTGTCCTTGGTGATGAAATCACCAGCTGACATCACACTCGTGTCTGCTTTCAAGGGCCATCTCTCTGAAGGACTCGTCACCAAGTGGTACCGGTCCCCCCGCCTCCTCCTCTCCCCAAATAACTACACCAAAGCCATCGACATGTGGGCGGCTGGCTGCATCTTCGCTGAGATGTTAACAGGGAAAACCCTCTTTGCAGGTCTGTTTCATAGCAACCTTCCCCAGTGACCCTGTTTAATTTTCCATGTCCCTCAAGACAGCTAAGTTTCCTGTAGAAGAAGCAGTAATAGAAATGTCAATTATCAGAATTTAATTCTGGACACACAAGCACCCTACCTTTTCTGTTGCTCTTAACAGAATGTGTTTGAGCTATTAAGCAGTAAACACAAAATAATGTCCAGAAATGCCAGTTTGCAAGAAAATGTAAGCATATTGTAGcttttaaaatctgttttaaTTTTAAGAATCTTAAAGTTGATGCAATCGCTTTAAACTGGACTTCGATACAGTTAATTTGACCTATTTTAGACTAGCAAACTTAGTtggctagtttttttttttcttttgtgacaTAACCACTTCAGGGAAGTAGGTCACCTGCTATGCATCAATCTGTGCCCTTTCCACCTTACGTAGTTTCCACCCACAGCAGAGTTGAGTCAGGGGAAACCCCCCTCCCACTGTTTGTATGACAAGATGACATTTGCATGTTCTGCAGTGAACTTACTTTTGAAACACATGCACTGGCTCATGCGATTTCCTTCTTAACTAGGTGCCCACGAGCTGGAGCAGATGCAGCTGATCTTGGAATCCATCCCCGTGATCCACGAGGAGGACCGACAGGAGCTGCAGAGCATCATCCCTGTGTTTGTTAGGAAGGATATGTCTGAGCCCCAGGCCCCTCTGGCAAAGCTGCTCCCGGGGGTCAGCAAAGAGGGTTAGTAGTGTACGCCGACGGGCATCTGCCTCCAAAGCCCACGTTCAGCGCTGCCGCTTAATTTTCAGAGTACCATTAGAGAATTCTGTTGGTGGTCTGACAGGAATTCTGTGCCATCTCATTAAACAGCCCTTGATTTCCTGGAAAAAATCCTGACTTTCAACCCCATGGACCGCCTGACAGCAGAAGAAGCCTTAGCTCACCCCTACATGAACGACTATTCTTTTCCCCTGGATGAGCCCATCTCCAGTAACCCCTTCCACATCGAAGATGAAGTGGATGACATCCTGCTGATGGATGagagccacagccaggtgtaCAACTGGGACAGGTAATGGAGCTCCATTTAGTAGTTGGTGGTAAGCCATATTCAAGCCATAATTAGGTGCTAAATCTGTTCTTGCTAACCTTTTAGATACCATGAGAGCCAGTTTTCAGATCAAGACTGGCAACCGCACAGCACTCACGAGGCAGAGGAAGTCCAGCGAGACCCCCGGGCCATGTCTGATGTAATGACTGAAGAAGAGGTGCAGGTGGACCCCCGCAAGTACTTGGATGGAGATTGCATAAAGTTCATGGACGATCAGGCCTTTGTCTCTCGCTTCCCCTCTGAACGCTCCTGGCACTATGAAGACCACCATGAGAACAAGTACTGTGACCTGGAGTGTAGCCACACTTGTAACTACAAGGCGGTCTCCTCACCATACCTGGATAATCTGGTGTGGCATGAGAGTGAAGTCAACCACTATTATGAGCCCAAGCTCATCATCAACCTCTCCAACTGGAAGGAGCAAAGCAAAGACAAGACGGACAAGAAGGGCAAGTCCAAGTGTGAGAAAAACGGGCTGGTCAAGGCCCAGATCGCTTTGCAGGAGGCCTCCCAAGACCCAACCGAGAAAGACAAGGAGCAGGAAAAGCACCAGGCCTTCGATTTTGATTCCTTCATAGCCGGCACTATCCAGCTCAGCCTGCAGCCAGAGCCAAGCCTGGAGGTGGGATTTCTCAATGAGCTGAATAGCTCAGTTTCCCAGCTGGAGCTCCGAAGCTCCATGTCGAAATC
The Paramormyrops kingsleyae isolate MSU_618 chromosome 13, PKINGS_0.4, whole genome shotgun sequence DNA segment above includes these coding regions:
- the LOC111846706 gene encoding mitogen-activated protein kinase 6-like, translated to MAEKFESLMNIHGFDLGPRYMDMKPMGYGGSGLVFSAVDNDCDKRVAVKKIVLTDPQSVKHALREIKIIRRLDHDNIVRVFETLGPGGRQLVEDVGSLTEVSSVYIVQEYMETDLCRLLERGQLSEDHARLFMYQLLRGLKYIHSANVLHRDLKPANLFVNTEDLVLKIGDFGLARILDPHYSHKGHLSEGLVTKWYRSPRLLLSPNNYTKAIDMWAAGCIFAEMLTGKTLFAGAHELEQMQLILESIPVIHEEDRQELQSIIPVFVRKDMSEPQAPLAKLLPGVSKEALDFLEKILTFNPMDRLTAEEALAHPYMNDYSFPLDEPISSNPFHIEDEVDDILLMDESHSQVYNWDRYHESQFSDQDWQPHSTHEAEEVQRDPRAMSDVMTEEEVQVDPRKYLDGDCIKFMDDQAFVSRFPSERSWHYEDHHENKYCDLECSHTCNYKAVSSPYLDNLVWHESEVNHYYEPKLIINLSNWKEQSKDKTDKKGKSKCEKNGLVKAQIALQEASQDPTEKDKEQEKHQAFDFDSFIAGTIQLSLQPEPSLEVGFLNELNSSVSQLELRSSMSKSVSQEKEEKCLVNLAQQEGRTPSPWETEPEENGWIHTAHWESSNDEKETTYTSYLDRLFCKKEEVVEALEPEVLEMKEVDEGFLPRNGEIVFNVQLESLALPGFEGPADSSLKSIQATLTPPTVRCSPQIAHKTYSSILKHLN